The following coding sequences are from one Pelmatolapia mariae isolate MD_Pm_ZW linkage group LG4, Pm_UMD_F_2, whole genome shotgun sequence window:
- the LOC134625584 gene encoding cytochrome c oxidase subunit 6A, mitochondrial, with protein MSAALAARRVLAAASHSGKEGGAKTWKILTIVLAFPGVSVCMANAYMKAQAHSHEQLEFVPYSHLRIRTKKFPWGDGNHSLFHNPHTNALPDGYESSHH; from the exons ATGTCGGCCGCCTTAGCCGCTCGCCGGGTGCTTGCTGCTGCGTCACATTCAGGCAAAGAAGGAGGAG caaagacctggaagATACTGACCATCGTCTTGGCCTTTCCCGGGGTTAGTGTCTGCATGGCCAATGCTTACATGAAGGCCCAGGCGCACTCACATGAACAGCTCGAATTTGTGCCATATTCTCACCTGCGTATCCGCACCAAG AAATTTCCCTGGGGAGATGGAAACCACAGTCTGTTCCACAACCCGCACACCAACGCTCTGCCTGACGGCTACGAGAGCTCCCATCACTGA